The DNA sequence taaattatccgctcatcattacTCTGTTCAGTACTTCTTTTGCATGGAAAAATattattcttgttgattgaaagttTGTAACCACTTATTCACCACATGTACATTGTTCGGTTTAGTGGCCTTTGTGATTTCGGTACACCAAGTGATTGTTGTTCGGTCCGGTGGCCTCTTTTTACTATGTTTAGTGTTTAAGATTATTGTGGTAGCATACAGCAATCATTTTCTAGCTCTTTCATTATTTATCATGTTTGATTCTGTGCAAGAATGAGTTTTTCCGTGGCCTGCGACATTTTAATTGACTTGATTAAGATATACATGCTTTTGCTTATCGGTTTGGATAGTTTAACTAGGACTTTAAAATTGGTTGTTACTATGTTCAGTACTTCTTTTGCATGGAGAAATactattcttgttgattgaaagttgATCACCACATGTACATTGTTCGGTTCGGTGGCCTTTGAGATTTTGATTTActtgatatttaatttgttcagggtttagggttattGTGATCGCATTTTTACAATATAACTAGGGCTTTGAATGATATTTGTTCTTGTTTTCATTCAGTTCAGTGGATAGTGTAACTAGGACTTTGTACTTGATTGTTACTCTGTTCAGTACTTCTTTTGCATGGGCAAATACTATTCTTGATGATTGAAAGTTGATAACGATTCATTCACAAAATGAAAGTTGTTCGGTTCAGTTGCCTCCTTCTACTTTGTTCAGGGTTAAGATTATTGTGATACTATTATCAGTGTATTGAGTGAAGTAGTGACCAATTTTTTTCATTACAGCAAAACAGAAACAAAACAATGGTGACAAAGAAAGAGAAGCCACACTATAACGTAAgcatattaaatatatttatccgCTTTCATTCAAATAATATCTATTTTGTATTATAAATATATCCTCACATTCTATTTTCAAACAAAGGCAATAGCAACAGTGTTCAAGAATATGAGTCAGTAAAAGAAATATATAGTTGAAGAAATGGGATTCGGTGCCCTGGCACATGTCCCAAAAATGAACGTCTCTCACGCCCTCTTAAGAGAATTGATTGAGTGCTATGATGAGTATCATGGATGCCTGAAAACTCTCCATGGAAAAATATACATAACACCTGCCAAGGTAGCAGCTGCGCTGGGCATAAACCACGGCGGTAATACACTTTTCACTTGCTTATTTTCGGTTCATTGCACCCTATAATTTCAGTTCATTGCTCCCTTTAATTTTGGTTCATTGCTACCTTTAATTTCGGTTCATtggtatataaaaaattaaactgaaCCTTTTTTGGCTCATTTGTTGCTATTAAAATATTGTAGAGAATCATTTTCCTAAAAAGATTGACCATCGCAAACTGAATGAGGAAGACAAGGCAATATTTGACAGCCTTAAATGTGTTACGTTGGCAACTTTGACAAAGTCTGTCCTAAATATGAGTATTGAAGGGGAAGAGAACCGGCAAAAATTCTGCAGGACTTTTGTCGTCTTAGTACAGAAGTGCTTCTTGATGCGGACGACGGTATGCATGACCTCCGCGATCCATAAGCCACCTATCTTTTGTGTGAACAACATCCGACCGTGGGATTGGGCAAATCATGTGCTCAGCTTCTTGAGGAATGGAATCAAAAATAAGATAAAGGGGAAGAAAAGTTCGTTGAGGgttgtgtttttattttgatGCTGATATACTTTCATGAAACCAAGTTCCCTCACTTGGATGGACTTGATGCTCCCCCGGCACCGTGGGTGGCCTATTGGACAAAAAAGATGATGCTCGACCGGATTTCTGAGGAAGCAACGGACACAATGGTAATGTGTTGATTTGAATAATTGTGcatgcaaaaatatttttcttgataaTTGAATGTTTATCATGTATTATTCATCACATGAATTGTGTTCGGTTCAGTGTTTATGGTCATTTTGATTCACCTGATTGTTTTTGTATTTCCTCGTTTCAGATGCTTCTAAAATACTCTGCTAACTAAATAAGTTTATGTTTTAGGGACTTTTGTATAGAAAGcaaataaaggataaaaaaacaaaaagaaagaaggtgcAAAACAAAACAACTTTTCTGAAGgggaaagagaaaagaaaaaggaagaaagaagaaaagagagttGTTGTTGTGGATTCTTCTTCGGAAGAAGAATCTTTTTCGGAATCCAAATCAGAATCCGAATTCGACAATATAACGCTGGCAGAAAGAACAAGACAAAAGAGGCttgtgaaaaaagaaaaaattgttcCGACGGATTCAGAAATATCAAGTGAATCTCAAAACCAGTACAGTTTAACTGGTTCTAATTAACAATATTTTGTTTAACTTGTTTAAAAAAGCAGACACTACTTCTTTTGAATGTGTATATGTCAACATTAATGTAAACGTTAATATTAATGTATATATCTAATGTTAATTTATATATTGATTCAAGATGGATTACTCCTTGTCTTGTTATATACCTGTTGGAACTGCCTGGCTGTTGTTTTGTTGCAGGTTCACAGTGAATAAAATCAGGGTATTTACCAAAAAATTATGAACCCCAAAAATGCaatgaaccgaaattaataCACGTGGTGAACCGAAAAAGTGCATATCTCAACATAACATAGAGCTAATTTTAAAAGAATCTTACTATCagaaccctgaaccctaaaaCCAGAACCCTAAACACTGAACCCTGAActcataaaccctaaatccctaaaacttaaaccctaaaccctacaccctaaaacctaaaccctaaaccctgaacccgAACCATGAACTCTAAACCCGAATCCTGAACACtgaactctaaaccctaaatgctaaaccctaaaccctaaaccatgaACCCTaccgtaaaccctaaactcttaaaaccctgaaccctgaacccgaaaCCCTAGAtccctaaactctaaaccctaaaccctcaaccatgaacacggtGAACCGAAATTAATATATGGGGCGAACCGAAAGTTTGAAACACACTGAACCCCTGTACACTGAACCCTGAACccataaaacctaaaccctaaaaccctaatccctaaaatcctaaaccttaaaccctaaaccttaaaccctaaaccctaaaccctgaactCTGAACTCTGAACCatgaaccaaaaaaaaattctaattattcaaCTTAGAAATTAATACACTATACGAATCGAAAAAATGCATATATCaatatagaatttcacaaaaaagtgACTATTCATTAAAGACTATCAACATTCAGAAATTAAACCTGCTATAACTATGGTGAACCGAAATTTGCTCATGGGCGAACAAAAATTTacattaataaaaactaaaacttGTACAATCCTCTCTTGGATAATTCATATCTGGCGTATTGTAAAGAATGGAGCTTAACTGAATCGATAATCCGGAGTCTAAAAGGTTCAACTACAAAAGACATAATTGTGTATTAGCAAAatgaaaatttgaatttttaactaATCAAAAGTAAGTCAATTTTATATTGCTTGGGGcatgtatttttctttttcttcatggCATTTGAGATCTTTTTTTCTAAGTTTGATCCAAGTCTGTTCTTGGGCCGACCTCTTGTTTTGACACGTGGTGGGCTTTGAAGGTCATTCACATTGCTTAATGTCGCTTCTTCGTGGGTTAACAAACTTTTTCCTTTGCTTCTCCTTTGATATTCTTCCATCTCCGCCATGACCTTGTCAAATGCTCGGTGCAAAATTCTGATCAACTCTTCAGACTCAGATGCAAATTCACATATATTGTGTGATCGAAACACCAATTCGTCAAATCTCTTACTTCTTGGCTCTAGTAGAGGTTCATCTTGGCTACTCTTGATGTGTGTATACCTCCTTTTTATGTTCTTGCTCCAACGTTCCAATATGTATTTTGGTGCCACATTATCCACTTGCTCAAAGCTTAGGACACTTAGGGAATGGTGGCACAATATGCCCCTAGACTCAAACAGCAAGCAATGGCACTTTACATCTCCTGATACTGTGTCGTAGGCGACAACAACCTTATTGAATGTCGAGTTGAAAACCTGCTCTATTACTTCATATGTTGTGAAACCTAGGGTGGAATGCATTGATCTTGTGATACAGTTCACTTTACCTCTTAATTGAGCTTGAACTTCCTTGAACTTCTCATGGGTATATACATGCTGAAACTGTGCCTCTATTGCTGATTTTGTTGCACACGGTATCACAGTGTAAAAATCTGCAGCATCGAATTCTCTCTCTACTTGCTAGGAAATTGTCGTCTTGCTTCCCAAATTGTCTCAAGGAGCTATTCCGTGTGATGAACTTGTTGAAAAATGAATGCATActctcgctcctttgtgtgcttctcatcctGGCCCAAAAGTGGTTATCCAAGTAAACCGGAATCCATATATGGCGATCCTCGTACAGCTCTGCATACCAAACCAAAACTATAAGGTCTGGTGAACCGAAAATAGTGCATGCtttggaaaaaaaatatgagcataaaaataattgaaattgaaatctcaattacctgaaagccacttgttgccTCCAAGGCCGTACTTTCTAAGGAAATCGATCCAGTTTCTGTCAAATACTTCTTTTGTGTACGAGTTCCAAACAACATGCCTTATCTCTTGTTCAATTTTGTTGTGTCCCTTATagccatttaattttcttggaatcttcttcataATGTGCCAGATGCACCAGCGGTGAATTATTGTTGGCATGCACAACTCAATTGCCCTTTGAATCGATGCGCATTGATCGGTAAGAATACCTTTTGGTGCATTCCCTCCCATGCAACGTACCCAACACTCAAATAGCCATTTGAATGATTGGATGTCCTCATTTTTCATCAGCACGCATCCAAGAAGTGTCGACTATCCATGGTGAttcgtgatgagcggataatttatacgctttttggcatcgtttttaggtagtttttagtaagttcaagctacttttagggatattttcattagtttttatgttaaattcacatttctggactttactatgagtttgtgtgtttttctatgatttcaggtaatttctggctgaaattgagggacttgagcaaaactctgaaaaaggctgacaaaaggactgctgatgctgttggaatctgacctccctgcactcgaaatggattttctgaagctacagaactccattttgcgcgctctcaatggcgttggaaagtagacatccagagctttccagcaatatataatagtccatactttattcggaaattaacgacgtaacttggcgttgaaagccaagtacatgctgctgtctggagttaaacgccagaaaaacgtcatgatccggagttgaacgcccaaaacacgtcataactcggagttcaactccaagagaagtctcagctcatggattgatcaagctcagcccaagcatacaccaagtgggccccggaagtggatttatgcatcaattacttactcatgtaaaccctaggagctagtttattataaatagaacatttaactattgtattagatgtcttttgaccacgttacatctttggtctcagctttgttttattcctcatcctaagaggctattgatcacgttttaggggggctggccattcggccatgcctgaacctcttacttatgtattttcaacggtggagtttctgcacaccatagattaagggtgtggagctctgctgtacctcaagtattaatgcaattctattttctttcattcaattctttctcattcttattccaagatattcattcgcacccaagaacatgatgaaggtgatgattatgtgacgctcatcaccattctcacctatgaacgcgtgtgattgacaaccacttccattctacatgcaacagagcttgaatgtgtatctcttagattccccaacagaatcttcgtggtataagctagatagatggcggcatttatgaggatccggaaagtctcaccttgtctgtggtattccgagtaggatcctgggagtccggaaagtctaaccttgtctgtggtattccgagtaggattccggtaatgaatgactgtgacgtgcttcagacttgcaagtgctgggcgtgatgacaaacgcaaaagaatcaagggattctattccagtaggcgcgggaaccaaccagtgattagccgtgctgtgacagagcgcgtgagcgtagttttcactgcgaggatgggatgtagccttcggccaggtgatgcctccagacgattagccatgcgagtgacagccgcagaggaccattttcccgagatgattgaaagtagccatcgtcgaacggtgaacccctatacacagcttgccatggaaaggagtaagaaggattgagttgaagcagtaggaaagcaggtgtccttgagccatacagtatctccatatgcttatctgaaatccccaccaatgaatctgcataagtatctcttttattatttctttttattatttgattttctaaaattccataattttatctgcctaactgagatttacaaggtgaccatagcttgcttcataccaacaatctctgtgggatcgacccttactcgcgtaaggtttattacttggacgacccagtacacttgctggttagttgaacggagttgtgttcactcgtgccaatttcaaatttcataattttacaatgagtacaacttaaagaatatggatcacaatttcgtccaccaagtttttggcgccgttgccgggtattgttcgagtatggacaactgacggttcatcttgttgctcagattaggtaattttcttttcaaaaatctttttcaaaatttttcttttatttttcgtttttctaaactttattttcgaaaaaaataataaaaatacaaaaaaatcataaaatcataaaaaaccaaaaatattttgtgtttcttgtttgagtcttgagtcaatttttaagtttggtgtcaattgcatgctttaaaaatttttcttgcattttttcgaaaatcccatgcattcatggtgttcttcatgatcttcaagttgttcttgacaagtcttcttgtttgatcttgatgttttcttgctttttgttgtttgttgtttttcatatgcatttttcgtttgttagagtccatgcattaaaaatttctaagtttggtgtcttgcatattttctttgcatcaaaaatttttcaaaaatatgttcttgatgttcatcatgatcttcaaagtgttcttggtgttcatcttgacattcatagcattcttgcatgcattcattgttttgatttaaaaatttcatgcattgagtatttttgttgtttttctctcataattaaaaattcaaaaatcaaaaaaatatcttttccttaattccctccaaattttcgaaatttttggttgacttggtcaaaaatttttaaaattagttatttcttacaagttaagtcaaaatttcaaattttaaaaatcttatcttttcaaaatgtttttcaaaaatcatatctttttcattttttaaaaaaaatttcaaaaatctttttcaaattattttcaaaatcttttccttatctttacatcatattttcgaaaattcactaataattaatgtgattggttcaaaaatttgaagtttgttactttcttgttaagaaaggatcaatctt is a window from the Arachis stenosperma cultivar V10309 chromosome 3, arast.V10309.gnm1.PFL2, whole genome shotgun sequence genome containing:
- the LOC130966823 gene encoding protein FAR-RED IMPAIRED RESPONSE 1-like; protein product: MGGNAPKGILTDQCASIQRAIELCMPTIIHRWCIWHIMKKIPRKLNGYKGHNKIEQEIRHVVWNSYTKEVFDRNWIDFLRKYGLGGNKWLSELYEDRHIWIPVYLDNHFWARMRSTQRSETIEAQFQHVYTHEKFKEVQAQLRGKVNCITRSMHSTLGFTTYEVIEQVFNSTFNKVVVAYDTVSGDVKCHCLLFESRGILCHHSLSVLSFEQVDNVAPKYILERWSKNIKRRYTHIKSSQDEPLLEPRSKRFDELVFRSHNICEFASESEELIRILHRAFDKVMAEMEEYQRRSKGKRKKGVLVRLGVAITVGIEQERKSERKGRNRDSERKRQNRGEEGRDVLTLPKLPSKSRLSKLPPEKGRDVLPS